TATAAGGAAGATATTGATAAAGCCATAGAAATTCTTAAAGCAGAAGGTTGCAGCGAAATCTATTTACTAGGGTCAGTAGCTGAAGGTCGATATAATGAAAGCTCGGATATAGATTTAGCTGTAAAAGGTTGTCCTAAAGGTAAGTATTATAAAATTCTGGGTAAGCTCCTTCTAGAACTTAATCATTCAGTAGACTTAATAGACTTAGACAGAAAGACTGATTTTGTTAAATATATAGAGAAGGAAGGA
The Capillibacterium thermochitinicola genome window above contains:
- a CDS encoding nucleotidyltransferase family protein: MQKYVIPPEYKEDIDKAIEILKAEGCSEIYLLGSVAEGRYNESSDIDLAVKGCPKGKYYKILGKLLLELNHSVDLIDLDRKTDFVKYIEKEGVLVYVQ